Sequence from the Suncus etruscus isolate mSunEtr1 chromosome 1, mSunEtr1.pri.cur, whole genome shotgun sequence genome:
CTCCAAAggcattttaaaagagaaaaatttatgatATGAGAaagatatttcaattttatttttatttttacttttttttttttttagatatttcaaTTTTAAAGTGGAAATAAGGAACACTTTTTGGGATTGTTTTCTGGCCATGtctggagatgctcagaactttttcctggatctgtgctctgagatcaccCTTGGTGTGGATCAAGGTACCATGTAGGGTgccggagattgaatccaggttgactatACATAAGGCAACGACTCAGTCCAAAGCACTATTGTTCTGGCCAAAAGagcagattctttttgtttttgtttttggaccacatccacctggtcatgctcaggggttactcctggctctgcactcagaaaacacactcctggtatgcttgggcaaccatatgggatgctggggattgaaccctcatCCGTCCCAGGTAGTCCACaggtgaggcaaatgccctaccactgtgttatctctctggctccagagcaAATTCTTAGCCATAAAGATACTTCCTATAtcatcataaaaaaataaaaaattatcagagtcTAAATGGAAAAGTAATCTCAAGTAAAAAGAAGGAATTAATTTAAATGTGCAAAAGGTTAATTATTTCAATTCTAAAAAAATAGCAATACCAAAACTGCTTTAatcaagaaagagagaggaggtaAGAAAATAGATAATTCATCTGAATTGGTCAAATACAATCAagtaataaatatgtataattgtGATAGATTATAAATGTTCAttataaatcatttatattttcaaatagctAATAATACTCTGTAAAAGGGCAAAGATATGACAGTGGATAAGTTACATGCAATGAACACTCTCAGCTCTTCAATCTCCAGCCCTACAGATGATTTCACATTAATCCAATGAGAACCTCATGCCTGGGTGGTGTCCCTAGTAGGGTCCCAGTCATACAGGGCCTCAGACCTTCATGCAGCCAGTAGAGATTTTTAGAGAGGAAAGAAGCCTTTCTCTAGGCCTTGAATCTTTAAACAAGTCAAGGAGTGAGAAAACTTATAGAAGAcgcatcgtgtgtgtgtgtgtgtgtgtgtgtgtgtgtgtgtgtgtgtgtttgggccacacccaatggcgctcaagggtttttcctgggtcggttgtgtgcaaggcaaacaccctaatgctgtgctatcactccagcccctgcatcttcactatttatttattatttattttatttatttggtcacaccGGGCGgctctggctctatactcagaaatcgctcctggcaggctcaggggaccatatggaatgccaggatttgaaccactgtctttctgcatgcaaggcaaatgcctacctccatactatctctttggccggCATCTTCACTCTTACCTGCTTCTAGAAAATCTGCAGCATTGGTGAATGTTGGAGGGATCAACAGATCAGTGGAAACTTCCTCACCTGCTATTGATAGGAATCAAAGAGGTTCTGGGGGAAATGATCGGGGAACCCTAATAAGCACAGGGGTGTTATTAACCCAGGAGGAATCACCAATGTGGACCTCCTCACTACCAAAGCATGTATATATAGCACTAGTCTGCTGTCGCTCAAGCAAAAATCTGTCATCTCAACTGCCTCATCCTCACCTGTCACCCATCCTTCATCCCACAGTCCCCCAGGACTATGGGGGACCAGATTTCATCAGATCTGCCCTGCCCAAGGGGTTGCTAAGGGACAGGCTGAAGCATCCAGCTGGGGAGGGTCTGGGGGGCTGGAAGAGGAGGTGCTGTTCCTGCTCAGTGTCAGTCTCTGAGTCTAGTGTGGGGTTCTAGGGGGTTGGAAAGGGCAGAAGGGGGGCAGTGGAGGGGAGGGTCCCTGGCTCTGAGTCTCTCCCTAGGAGGACAGGGTGGGAGTGAATTCCTGTGTCAGGGCAGTGGTGCTGCCCTCAGCTGGAAGGGGACAGACATGTGCCTCTGTTTCCAGGCTCAGCTGCCATCCAGGGACCAGGAAGTGTAAGAGGCTACGTTGGAGGGTCCTTGAATGTGACCTGTTACTATGACGATGGGTATGAGTCGTACTGGAAGTGGTGGTGTCGAGGAGAGGGCTGGCGTTCCTGCAGGATCTTGGCACAAACCACTGGAACAGAGCAGGCAGTGCAGGAGGACCGCGTGACCATCAGGGACAGCCACAGTCGGCGCAGGTTCACCGTGACCATGGAGAGGCTCAGTTTCGATGACATAGACACGTACTGGTGCGGGATTGCAAGATCTGGAACTGATCTGGGAGTCCAGGTGAAAGTGTCCGTGGTCCCAGGTAAGCAACTGTGTATGTCTTGTGTCTCTGGTCTTGCTTGGGGCTGCTCCCAGGATCCTGTCAAAGCCTGTAACTACCATTGTAAGGGGATTATGCTGGGGGCTGAAGTGTGAGTCTCCTGGCTATATGAGCACTGAGAGTATCTCTCTCTGATGCTCTGGGGCTCCCCAGGCCTGAGGTGGGGACCAACCTTTCTGGACTCATCGCTCTTCTCTGCACAGATCAGGGCTGGGCCAGATCCCAGACGCCATGTAGAGCTTCCGGTGGGTTCAGGGATAATGTTTAGGACAACTCCATGGACAGGGACCCTTGTTCATGAACAGGACCCCCCTCTATGGACAGGGTGCCCTTGATGAACATGGTATTCCAGAGCCCTCTTGGCTAGGCTATGTTCCTGCCCTTCTAGGCATCGATGATCACCTCCTAAAATCCCACTGGGCATGGGCTCAAGGAAAGGGCAGCAGAGTTGGGGGGCAGTGTAGATCTGAGTTGGAGGAGGCTCTGCCCTCCTGGGCTTCCCTGAAGGACCCATCAGATCTTGGCTTCTGCCTGGTTGCACTGTTCCCGCTCACAGGACGCAGATTCCTGTGAGGGCAGCAGAGCCCCAGCCTGGGCTGGGTATGGGTAAAGGAGGGGAGTATGGGGCCCTTTGGGGTGCCTGTGCTTCAACTCTGCATGAGGATCCCCTGCCAGCAGTTGATTGCATCTTTGAAGTAGGCTTTGTCCAGcctggtgcccccccccccattcagaCTCTCCCATAATGGGGCAGCCCTGGGCTTCCCATTGCTCCCTCTTGGGAATGTGGAATCTGGGGAGATGGCATTGGGGTGGCTGAGCAGCAGGAGGGGGAAAAGCCCAGGGTTCTGGTTGCTCTGGCCTGAGCCCCCCCACCCTCTGGGTCTTGGAGTGCCTGATCCTGTGTCTGTCCAGCACCAACCACCACGACACCACGACCACCACAACGACTACGACCACCACCACGACCACGACaaccaccaccccccccaccACGACGACCACCCCACCACGACCACGAGGGCACCCACAACATCAGTCCCCCAGAAGAGACCAGGCACTCCTCCAATATGACCGGTCTCTTCTCCAGCTCCACGTAAGCAGCTCTAATGCCCAGATCTCTGCTCAAGTCCCTCTGCCCACTGCTCCATGGGACATCCCAGAACTGGCAAGAGCTGCCTCTGAATCCTCTGAAGGCCCAGATTAGGGCCTCccatttctctccagccccagttcccGTGAAACAAAGCATGGGTAATAGTGATATGGTGGATCCCTCTGGCCTGAGTTAGGCCCATCTCCAACCTGCTTGGCCTatccccctctcttcctttcccttcctctcccctcctcctctgtcttcccctcctctcctctcctccatttccttgtactcccctccactccccgcccctcctcttttctcccctcctcttctatCCTCCCCCTATCATCCCCTCCCTTATCCTCCCTTCCctatccttccctcctctcctttcctctcctcccttgtccttccctctactccctcccctcccctcttttcccttccactcccatcccctcccctcccctctcctctcctcccctgtctttgcttcccctcctctctcctccccatctctcttctcctctcctcccttctccttttctcctctctcctctcctcccctctcctctcctcccctgtctttgcttcccctcctctctcccccccatctctcttctcctctcctcccttctcctctcctcccctctcctctcctcccctgtttttgcttcccctcctctctcctccccatctctcttctcctctcccccccttctccttttctcctctctcctctcctcccctctcctttcctcccctcccttgttctcctcccctcccctctttctctccccttctcttccacttccctcttctcccctaccttcccttctcctctcctttcctctcctcccctcctttcgcctctccctctttcctcttctcccttcctctcccttctcctccactcccctcttctcccttcttctcccttctcctccacttccctcctcttccctcttttcccttcccctcccctcctctccgatcctttcctcttctcccctcccttctcctctcctcccctcccatcACCTCTCCCCCCATCTCCTCTCCTGTCCCCTACTTTCCTGTTATGTTGAAATCATCTTTGGGTTTACTCAGGTGTGGGGATTCCAGGGGGAAACAGAGGCTGGGAGGTGACAGTGGTGAGGTCATGCCTGCGCTGGCAGGTATCTACAGTCTAGGGTGGGGTCTCAGGTCATGGGGGTCCACTTTTATTTCCAGGAGCTTCCCCATCCCCCTTCTCCTCTACATCATCCCTGCCATTTTGTCGCTTCCCTTGCTGGTGGCCGCCCTGCTTATTTGGAGGAAACGGAAGGGAAGACGTATGACAGGTGAGAGATGGAAGGAGGGGAGTGTGCAAGTTTGAAGGCATCATAGTCTGGGACCCTTTGATCAGTGACTCCCAAGGAGTCAGCTGTGTGGGCAGAGCTGGAGGAAGTGAAACCGTGGTTGGCCAAGGACATGCCACTCACTGGGGCCCTTCTCTCTCCTCACCCAATTTCCGCTCTGGTTTCTGGGCAGTTCTAGGGTGACCCAGAGAGACACCACTCACAGCACCCTCAGTTCTGATGCTTCGGAGGGACCAAGCTGGTCTGGGCCCAGAACTCATGCAAACACACGTGTGTGTGCATACACATAGAGACATGAGCTCACATGAACATGTGTGGGctatatctctttctttttttttttttaaagaaaggaagaaagagctaTATCAGTGGTCCTccaactatggcccgcgggccacatattgtatttgtatctgttttgtttcttcattgcaaaataagatatgtgcagtgtgcctaagaattcgttcataagttttgtttttactatagtcagaccctccaatggtctgagggacagtgaactggccccttgtttaaaaagtttgaggacccctgagctaTATCACTTTCAGTCATACAGTTCACATGATTCTGTGCACAGCCCGTGAATGTGCTGCTGTAAGAACACAGGCATGGTTTTGCAGCTCAACATGCAGTGCTCAGTAAACCAAGGACATGGCCACTATCTATGTGCAGAGTCATCTGGCAAGCACACACGTGGACATAGACACATGCAAATACATGATCATACACATGACCACAGTACTTCGCACATGTCTATGCACATGGGTGGCACATGTATGGATGTACACTCATGAAGAAGTACCATAACATAACAGGTGCACACATAGGAAGTGCATGGGACACACAAGCACATATACAGGTGAGTGTACATGCACAATTCCTCACACATGTTCACACAGGAGTTTATATATAGGTGGCTCAGATGCACACACAGAAAAACTCATCTATGCACACTTGAGGCACACTTGTACGGACATGTACACACACCTAATAGGCATATACATTTGCTTTTGCGTTCACACGTACACTCACTAGAGCcaacccagcagtgtttggggaacccaGTGCAAGAAATTGACCCTGACATGGCTTtacgtggccaaacactttgggctgacttcatttgaaaagagccaaaatgaaacagaagagcagaaattttACCATATTCGCTGTTTTTTTGGCTTTAGGTTTCAGGTCCCTGTTCAGGCGCCAGTTGTTgcgttaaataattaacgatggttgctggatggaggtggatggatggagagatttttctctgccatcccaggccacgtggctccgaaacccccattcagctggcgggtcccaggtttaggtgaacggcggaatcagactcatccagagacaggcatcaggaagcatcagctttattcatccctatccaccacatgtgtggcctatatcataacctttcaagcacagccattcttagctagccctgcctcttaactcctttcagccatcttccctttgacctccttGCTGGCTAAAGACCAGAAGCGCGCGAGGGcaaaagcccctaatcccctgggtcaaaggccttatataacctttcaagaccactccccagaatgggagggttcttgcaggtaaggttacacgtaatatctggtttccaagactcctcccagaaatgggcgggtctcaggtagctacacctaaatccagggtgaagTTACAGATTTCCACCTGCCAGGCAACTGCTCCAACCCCTGTACCCTCTCTCTCCATCTGGGATGGAATCTCTAatgcttctttgttgtctttcagCTCTGGAGGCCTCACCAAAGCCGGTAAGAGTCGTGAGGTCACACCTAAGACACTACCTGCCTTTTTAACAGCCCCCCATTTCTCAGTGTCTGGAGCCCCAAGACACAGAGCATTGGAGTCATGAGCTCATATcctgggaaggaggaggaaaggggtcTGGAAAGGGTCAGAAGCAGAGGGACTGAGAAAGGCaggtgagggaggagagagggggtaGTCCAGACAGCAGTCATGGATGGTGG
This genomic interval carries:
- the LOC126001201 gene encoding CMRF35-like molecule 1 — encoded protein: MSGDAQNFFLDLCSEITLGVDQGSAAIQGPGSVRGYVGGSLNVTCYYDDGYESYWKWWCRGEGWRSCRILAQTTGTEQAVQEDRVTIRDSHSRRRFTVTMERLSFDDIDTYWCGIARSGTDLGVQVKVSVVPAPTTTTPRPPQRLRPPPRPRQPPPPPPRRPPHHDHEGTHNISPPEETRHSSNMTGLFSSSTSFPIPLLLYIIPAILSLPLLVAALLIWRKRKGRRMTALEASPKPDDQEEEMSYYGNLPSRPCEPEPIYANTVPRKSLSASRNFEVSNKYSSIKKPKAGF